The Electrophorus electricus isolate fEleEle1 chromosome 4, fEleEle1.pri, whole genome shotgun sequence region cacacgcgcacacacgcacacacatacgcacacacacacacacacacacacgcacatacgcacacgcgcacatacacacacgcacacgcgcgcgcacacacacacacaagcttgttGCTTGTTCTCACTCCTAGTGGCATTTTGGACATGTCTCCAGTGCACGCAATGCACAGGCATAGAGAGCTCCAGAGAGAGCGGCAGGAGGAgtggggagtggggtgggggacagagagagagaattagagggtagagaaaaaaagaaagaaagaaagaaagaaagaaagaaagatgttCCTGGCCTGCTGCCAGCATTTGAAATCAGCACAGTGTTCTGAGAGGGTTTGAAGACTATGGCAAGGGTTGGGCTGCCCTGCCAAGTCCCAGGGCCCCTGGGAAGCCTGACAGACTGGGGTCTGAGCCAAGAGCGGAGGCCTCGGTTAGGTGCTCAGCGCCCAAGGCTCACCCAGCCCCTAAGGCACCCCCACCCCCTAGCTCCTGAGATACCCCCAGCCCCTGAGCGCCCCCACCCCCTAGCTCCTGAGATACCCCCAGCCCCtgagcacccccaccccctagCTCCTGCGATACCCCCAGCCCCTGAGCGCCCCCACCCTCTAGCTCCTGAGATACCCCCAGCCCCTGAGCGCCCCCACCCTCTAGCTCCTGAGATACCCCCAGCCCCTGAGCGCCCCCACCCTCTAGCCCAGAGCTGCTTTGCTGGCTACAGTCAAACTCTCAGGTTAGAGGACAATGGCTGGATGGCACAGAATGCGGTTCACACGGGACCAGAGAGACTACCCCATTCACTCAGTTCAACTGGAGTTCAGCGCAACAAAACAACCGAGACTGAAAGTTGCCAAGAGTGTGCACCCAcctacacacgtgcacatacacacacacacacacacacacacacacacacacacacacacacacacacaggttcaaaAGGCCGCCATTCAACCTGCTGCACCTGTGAAGTTTTTATGGATAGTTAAGAAGGCTCCTAAACCTTCCAATTGTCCTCTTGCCCATGCTTtgcacaagacacacacactagacgACTCTAAGCAGCAGTACCTCCCAATACAAGCTTCCCCCAGCCCAGAGTGACCCCGCCTCCTTTAAGACAGAACATAGCCATGAAGTCCTCCACctgtgtgacctctgacctcaatTATACACACATCTTTTCCCAGTTCCCTGATGCCTGGGACCTGCGCAGGAGTTCTGGTGCTAAGTGCTaaagtgtctcacacacacacacacagagtcggAGAGGCCGGAGTAGCTGGAGGTCTAGACTCTGTTGCGGACCCTTTCTCCCCCCCAACCCTCTTCACCCGACTCTCTGctgtggggggcgggggcgCGGGCGCGTGCTGCTTTAGGAGAGGGGGCTCTGGGGAGGTCTTTGCGGTTTCAGCCAAGATCAAAGGACAGTTTGTTTTCCAGTCCTCCCGTGACTCACTGTCAGGCAGCACAATGCCCCATTTTTTCAAAGGCCAGGCTGAGCTCCAGTGCCCTGAACCTAGCACCTGGGGGGGGgatcagagagacagggagaaagagagaaaaagagagagaaaacgccATCCAGAGCGGCTCATTCTCCATGGCCCCAGTACCATCTGTCTCACTGCACTGTAACTGTTAAGACGCAGCCCTGTACGAAGGTGACACTAGGTGGCTACGAACGGGTGCTGTGAGGAGGTCTAACCCCTCTATAGGCAAGTAAGGTATATGAATGTCTCAACGCCCCCTACGCGGGGCAACTCTGTCTCTTCCTAGCTCTCTTGACTTTAATTAAGTCACACAGTACTTCTACTTACACTCACTAGGCaggattaaaacaaaaattctgCTGACTCCACAGCCAACCACTAGCAGTTGATACGATGCCCGGGACTACAGCAATCCTGGCTTAAAAGGGCCAGAGGCCACCCAGGTCTCTCTTCAGGCACAGACCTGGACACCTTCTAGGCGGACTCTGGTCCTGCTTTATACTaggagcccctccccccactagAGCAGGGGCATACCATTCACTGGTTCTGGGAGACACgaagaaatgaacaaaacagaaaatgcaatAATCACATTAATATATCAACAAGCAGTAGCAAAATTATGGCCATTTCATCGTTAATACGTGTGTACACTTCCTCCATAAAGACGATCGATGATCAGGTAGCTTAATCTGAAAAATATCTCTCTATTACAGTCATCCTTGCAACGTTTTCCCCTTTCTCCAGGATCTGAATGGACTGTTCTGGACCTGTAACGGGTTGGTGTTGGGCACATTGTCATCCTGGAGTGTGAAAACAGGTCTGGTGATGTGTTAGGGTTTGAGTGAGACCAGCCAAAGCCGAGACTTCTGGGTCACAGAGACCCATGACACAAATGTTTTGAGGAACAGATAGTGTACTGGAAACTAACTGGATCCAGGAatatgcaggcacacacacacacacaaacacacaaacacatataagaATGCATTCAGTCTCTTAAGGATTCTtgtttcacagaaaaaaagatcttAAAAATATGgaagcacacaacacacacaaaggtgggTAGAGAGTACACAagacaaaacaccacacacacacacacacacacacacacacacacacacacacacatacacacacacacacacacacagtgaggcatCCAGGCTCGAGCAGCTCCACAGAAGTCTTCCTTCTCTAAATTTGGATGgattctctttccttttctcagcCAATTTAGGACAAACAGCCCTCccaccatccatccatccatccatccatccatccatccatccatccatccatcaatcAATCCATCAATCCATCCAGCCTCCTTACAGAATCTTCACACCCCCCCTGCGCCAAACCCAAccacccaaccacccacccCGAAAACGCAATTCCAGAGATCCTCAGTCGTCTCTCTCCAATGTCTCCACGTAAATGGGAATCAGCTTCCAGGAGCTTGGAAATAAATCCCCTCAAATTCTGCAGGATTTGGGCCGAGGAGCGCAAGCTGGAGCCTCACGAGCTGTTGCCAGCGCCATCAGGACGTGGACCGTTCTGTCTGCGCAGCCCGAGAACGCAGCTATCCTCCCCTGGAGGAGAGGGGTGGTCCAAAGCCACAGCGGCCAACAGGCTTCCGCAGTCTTTTCCTAACCCCCGGGATGAGTGGCACACACTGTACTGGACCGGGAGGAGTAATATGGTCATCAGGGCAGGCGTGGTCTGATTGGATTTGTCATTGGACAAGGCATGGAGCAGGCAATACAGAAGGGTCAGGGTTTGTTTAATAAAGCAATCAGATGCCTGAttacacacgtgcgtgcgcgcacacacacacacacacacacacacacacacacacacacacacacacacacatgcgcacacgcgcacacacacacatgcacgcatgcacacacgcgcacacacacacacacacacacacacacacacacactccagattTGTGTCCTTTTCTGCTCCAGGTCTGACCTCTCCTTCTGAGCCTTACGCATAGTTATCACAAGTGCCTCTTGGGAAATGTAGTATTTCCTGCTCTGGGGTGGATTATGCAGCATTAATAAGAGAAAGATCACATACCCAGCAGTGTCTCCGATTACACTGCACAACTGTTTTGCATACAAACCAGAGGAAGTCTAGAAAAGTCTGAAATGCGACAAAACTGAGATGAATGAGGGGGGtttttgctttctgtctgtctatgtctatTAGGACAGGCTGAGTGTGTGCAGAACACCATGTGTTTAAATCCACTCTATGCGTCATTAATCGTTAAACTCAGGCAATACTGCCAGCGACTGCATGGATCTGCTGTCATGCCAAATACCTCATTGACTGCACACTGAATAATCGCACACTCACAGGGTTTACTCTCAATACAggacagctcacacacacacgtgcgctcacatgcacaaaaacaaaaaaaaacaacacacagagatTCCTGACTCCATCTCTCCTCACTGTCCATCTGGACAATTCCAAagttactcacacacacccacacacacacacacacacccacacacccagaaaGATACTTCGGCACAAATGTGAGTGTGCTCTCTGTCCATGTATTACCAGAGTCCACTTTCTGTTATCAGTGGAATGTGCCATAGGAGTGCTTTCATGCTCATACGCAAGACTACAAGACTAcatgatacatacacacacacacacacacacacagacacacataatgTATTAGCTCGCTGGAACCTGCTTACACTAtactgtccaaaaaaaaaaaggttgctGGGAGGTCATGTGACTAGCTATTAATTACCTAACCAATGCAGTTTTGAGTGTGGGGAGTCCTCAACACCCAGAGGACATGCCAGCATCTGACGTGAGAGGCGATGCTCTGAGTATCGTCCTATCATTTCCCTCCTACTTACCTCATGTTTTACCTGGAGGGCAGGCGTGCCACGCTAGTAGCCTACATTCGCTCCCCCGCACCCTGTGGCGTAGTTACGGAGGCACGCCAGGCTTAagccatctctctctatataaagCGTCTGCGGAGCTCTCATTACATCGGCTAATTTGGAGCCGGTCGACGACAGACCCCCACCGCTCCACTCGCCTGCTTCCCGGAGGAAGCGGCGAAACCGTGAAGTGGGCACGCGCGGAGCGCGCACGCGGCAGTAAAACACGGGTGACCGGGCAGAAAGGCGACGGCGAAAAAGTTGGGGGGAAGGAATGTTTAAAAGAGTCTGCCTGCGCAAGCGCACATTCAGGGCAGGGGAGCGAAGGAGAAAAGTGAGCAGATGTGCAACTTTTCTCATGGCGTACAAGTAAGGACAGCAGTGCTTCAGAGCAGATCACATATCACTGTGGGACAGAGCACCTGTTTCCTCCCACCACGGGAGCCATTACTGttacaccctctccctccccctcgcactctctctccctctcacccccctccccccacgcCTGTCCGCTAACATCAACCATTAGATCATGGCTTGGCTCAGGGCAAAAACACCTTGACATCCAGCAATACCTCCCACTGGCCCCTGGCCTGCACGCCCGGGTTCAGATGTCGAAGAGGatatggtgggggggggtcacagAGCTGAGAGGGAAGGTAGAAAAACAGCTTTCGCCCTCTCGCCCTCTCGCCCTCTCGCCCTCTAATCACTTGTTGCTTAAGATGAAGCAGAACAGCTGGTGTGTCTCTACCAAGCCCTGTCTCCTGTACACCCactcagagagacacacgcacacgctttctctctctctttctctctctctctgtctctcattcgcagacacgcacatgcccacacgcacactgaagatgaatgacacacacagatgttcagGCTCGCGGCTCACGCCCCGCGGCCTAGCCGAATCCCTTCTTCTCTGTCGCCGCCCCGGAGAGCAGCGCTTAGCGCCCCAGCCAAACAGCTGCACGTGGGGAGGCCGGCCGAACGTGGCAGGACGTGACAGGACACGACAGGACGCGGCAGGACGTGACAGGACGCGACAGGATGCCAAGCCATGCTGCCAGTCGCCAAGCGCTACTGGTGAATCACAGCGGGGCGCAAACCCAAACTCTCGCTGAGGTGCAGCCCTGCATAAATCTCTGCATTTAACAATGTGCACGGATCATTTCTGATTATTTATACTGCATTCTCTAACTGGCTGCATCGTTGCCTTTCTTTTTTagccgcacacacactgcacacgcatacgcacacgaGAACTTCTTGCTGCTGCAGCGTATCGGCTGAGTTTCACTCCTAGGTTAGCAGGTGTGCACACTGTCATGCTTCCCCAAACAGCCACTCCTTGGTGGGCCGAGGGGCTCGGGCCGCCCTGCCACCCTGCCATGCTGCCCTGGAAAGGCCCTGCCAAGAACCGGGGCCCAGCAGGGTGGAACATTTACTGGAACAGTGTcaaagtaaacaacaacaaaattggCTGATCCTTCACAGAGTAAGTCACTGAAAATGCCAAAgtgccccccgccccccccgacacacacacaagatctcctcccacacacacacccacactgtttCTCTTACGTAAACTGCATAACCACATCATCGTGCATTCTTACCTTGCATCCGCTGTGAACACACTCTCTGTACCCTTTCACACATACCCCCAGAAGACAAAGCTTGCCTCAACACCCAGTGCAGCCCCGGGGTGTTTCTCAGTGGCAGTCAGGGCACAAAAACCTACTCCTTATCTCTGCTTATGATGGATGTCATCACACAGGCCCAGTCAGAGACGATAAACAGCACTCAGAGCGTCTAGCTCTCCCGTTCCCTGACTTTGGGCCACGGGTGGAAGACGCACGGTTTTCCTCTCCCATAAACGTTATTGCCCCTACAAACGTCCTATTGCTCCTCCTGCCAAGCGGGTTATGGAGCGCCAAGAGCCGTAAATCGAATCATTGCGGCGTGCGGCGACGGATCTGGTGCAAACGGACGCTAACGCGTGTACCAGAGCCAGAAGCCACATGCTTACCTTGTGTCTGGTGGCAGCAGGAGCCGTGCGGTCCGCCCCGCCGTCGCGCTTCATGTTCTGGCCGGCCAACACCATGGACTTACATTCCACGCAGGAGCCGATGGTGAGCCGCTTGCCGTCGTCCACCACCAGGGTACGGCTGACCCGCGGGGCGTACAGGAAGACGGGCAGGCGGGCGACGCTCACTGCCCACAGGCCCAGTGGCCTCCTCTTCTCCCGCCGGCAGAAGAAACAGACGAAGGAGTCACAGCTGTACTGGCGGGACCAGGGGCTGCTGGACGGGCCGGCGCCCGAGCCCTCATGCTGGGCCCACTGGCCCAGAAGGTCATGGTAGCAGAGGGCACAGGCCGACACCAAGCCGGTGGCGTCGGCCGGGCGAGCGCGAGGCGCCGGTGGGTGCACGGCAAGAAAGGGGAAGAAAGGCTCCTTTTCTCCGCATCGACCGGGGGGGTTGACGTGCAGCTGGTGGTCCGCCCCCACTGAGAGTTCCGTCCCACACAGGTAGCAAGCCGAGGTATGGCCTGTCGCCGCGGCCACCCGGACGGAGGTGGAAATGGTCGCCTGCGCTACCCCGGGTCCGGTCGAGAGCCCCCCCCCTCCGGCGGCCTGGTGGTATCTGCCAAGGAAGGTGCTGACAGAGGCGATGAGCTCCTCGCTGAGGCAGAGGCGGTACGCAGCCCAGATGTCCTCCAGGATGACGTGACAGGCGGCACAGCAGTGCACCTGCCCGTCGCGCATGCCCCGGGCATTAGGCGGGCATGGCAGCTGGTTTATGAAAGGGAAGTACATCACGCCTCGGGCCTTACCTGCCCCGGCCCGGGCGTACGCCACTCTCACCTCTCCCCGGCAATCCTGCCCGCACAGGTAGCAAGCCTCCCTAGCGGGGTGCGCCAGAGGCAGAGAGGCCAGGGTGTGAGCAAGGGGCTGGATCTTGGGCGCGAGGTCCCCCCACTGAGGCCTGGCCCCGTCGGCGCTGCCAGACGGGGACAGGGCGTCGGTGGAGGCCACATCGAGCGGGACCACATACAGGCGCTGGAGCACGGGCACGGCGGCCAGCTCGAAACCCCGCCACTGCTGCATGAGTGACGAGTGGCAGCTGGCACACACCAGCGTGCAGCCGCCCGGGCTGAGGGGCACGGCGCCTGGCGGAGGTGTGTGGAGCCACAGGACGGGGAAGAAGGGCTCATCGGCGGCTCGCTCCTGTTTCTGCACGCACACCTTGAAGCGCCGGCCCGGGGACAGCCTGCCGCCGCAAATGTAGCACGCGCACTCGTCGACAGACAGACCGGGCTGATGCCTGGCTACCTGCGCGGCTTCTGCCTGGCCGTCAAGCGGGGGAGCGGCACGCTCCCTTGCGCTGCTCCCGTCTTCCCGCTCGTCGTCGCTCGTTACGTTAATCTCGTTGCTGTCAGACGCGTCGGAGTCGCCGGACGCGTGAAACTGATGAAGAGCATAGTGCCGCGCGGGGATGTCGGCGTCGGGCTGGCAGGCAACCTGCGCGCCAACAGGTGACAGGGGCGCAGTTACATCGCCAACATCTGCGCCTTTACGGCCCGGGCGAAAGAGAAGATGCTGCAGTCTCGCGTTACAGCTGCTGTCGGCCGGGGGCTGGCGCACGGCGGCATGTATGGCATTTCGCTCCGGTAGCCGCTGCTTGTTGCGCATGATGATTCCGTTGTCTTGCACAGGTGTCTCGACAGAAGGGCCGCCATACCCGTGCGGTGCCAGACTCTCCTGGAACTGGGCCAGCGACACCGACGACATATGGTTCATCATTTTAGATGCACGCCGGGGCGGCACGACGCCGTCCGCTTTCGGCGTTTCCTGAGCGGCGTAGACACTGACAGGGTAACGGATCGCCCGCTGCGAATCGGGACTGCTTTTAACACCGACGGCGCAGTTGTTCCTCGCACCATCCCTGGACCCTCTGCTAACGCCAGAGGCTTTTAGAAACCCGTCCTTATTCCCACCTCTGTCCATCACATCCGCCTCTTGGTCGGACACGTTTTCGTTGTCGGAGAAAGACGAGAGATCCGATTCGTTGCCCTCGCAGTTCTGACTGCCGccgctccctctcctctccaggtcGTAGGTGATGTTCCATTCTTGGGGAACCCGGCGCGCGTCGCACTGATACGGCCTCTTTAGCCAGTACATGCGCTTCTCGATCGGCGTGCGGCTCCGCTCGAACGAGTTCCACTGCTCCCCGAGGAAGCAGTGGCACACTGCGCAGACCAGAGCGTGACCGTCCGGGCTGACTTCCTCGGCGCCCGGTGCCGGCTCCTGGCTCTGC contains the following coding sequences:
- the LOC118241225 gene encoding uncharacterized protein LOC118241225 — protein: MALCTVIRRRYRGNAGSWLRLCPRTSVHRRATHANQPVTSQEPAPGAEEVSPDGHALVCAVCHCFLGEQWNSFERSRTPIEKRMYWLKRPYQCDARRVPQEWNITYDLERRGSGGSQNCEGNESDLSSFSDNENVSDQEADVMDRGGNKDGFLKASGVSRGSRDGARNNCAVGVKSSPDSQRAIRYPVSVYAAQETPKADGVVPPRRASKMMNHMSSVSLAQFQESLAPHGYGGPSVETPVQDNGIIMRNKQRLPERNAIHAAVRQPPADSSCNARLQHLLFRPGRKGADVGDVTAPLSPVGAQVACQPDADIPARHYALHQFHASGDSDASDSNEINVTSDDEREDGSSARERAAPPLDGQAEAAQVARHQPGLSVDECACYICGGRLSPGRRFKVCVQKQERAADEPFFPVLWLHTPPPGAVPLSPGGCTLVCASCHSSLMQQWRGFELAAVPVLQRLYVVPLDVASTDALSPSGSADGARPQWGDLAPKIQPLAHTLASLPLAHPAREACYLCGQDCRGEVRPEA